TCTTACCAGAAATACCTCAGGGGAAGGGCACCCGGGAATGGAGAGGCATACATCTCCTCTGAAGGCAATTGTGTCTGTGCAATTTTCTTCTCAACGCCAAGTTAGCTGCGGAAaaaaaagggcgggggggggggattaggagcatttttcagaaaatgaacTGTTATTTAACCT
This genomic window from Suricata suricatta isolate VVHF042 unplaced genomic scaffold, meerkat_22Aug2017_6uvM2_HiC HiC_scaffold_277, whole genome shotgun sequence contains:
- the APELA gene encoding apelin receptor early endogenous ligand, coding for MRLQQFFFAFLIVVMSLLLINGQRPANLALRRKLHRHNCLQRRCMPLHSRVPFP